In Ptiloglossa arizonensis isolate GNS036 chromosome 6, iyPtiAriz1_principal, whole genome shotgun sequence, the DNA window ctAGATAAAGCGATTAAATTAATTCAAGCATGTCACATTAAGTGTCAACTAAACAAATGTAAAGCTAGCATGATTAGTAGTTTTTGCTCACTAAAGAATAAGAACAGTGTTGAATTCTTTCACGTGATAAAAAAAGTACCAAATATTGATcgcataaataatttatttctttattatttgtattttcatttgaCTGATATCACACAAAATATATCTATATAGGACATAGACTTacattttaatacaaaatagtatagaaatatgtataaatagaTAATTTACCACTAATTGCGTTGAAATTTCATACATTACAAAACTATCATAAATCTATCCAATACGGTTAGTTTTACATATCTTATCATTGTCCTTCTAGACAAATCGGAAAATATTATCTATATAATACTGTTATGaagcaaagaagaaaaaaaaagagagcagggttttctttatttattataaattattatttgaattCTGTGAAATTTATGTCTCCGTGGCTGGAACGGATATACTAAATGCGGCTATAAACACGTTTATGATTGTTATGAGAAAAACGCCGACTACAACATAATTGTTGATCCTCCGTGCGTTCAAAGATTTCGACTGTCCTTTTATGTCGAATCGGCCTTTAAATATTAAACTGACGCCCACGGCAATCTAGATCAAACAATTAGAACAACAGTTTTTTTAGTGACGAAAAGGTATTGTACTATTGCCTCACGATAGGTACATTCCCGTCCATAAGTCACCGAACATATTGTAAGTTCAGAATAAGAACGAATTGACAGTATAAAATGAAACCAACACTTATTAATTCTTCACATTGTAGACGAAGTTTACATATTCTATGTTAGAATTTTACTAAAATATGTCATTTGAAAATAATCTTTCGAGCTAATTCTGACATtcctattaatttttttatttcattttaatttttctgtAATATTTTCCGATACTCCTTCTTTCATTCTCTACAGgtttacaatttaaaatatataaaaacaatAAAGTTAGATAGCGAGACTGCTTCGGAAAATTGTATTTGCACCGTAATGTTTTCCAAGTGTCCAGTGTGACTTGTAAACGGTAGTGTgcgtttaaaaatgaaacgattgaaTCAGTTGTTGTCCGCGAAATATGATTTATCTTTGCGCAGAGAAAATCCTTACCTGAAGCATCAGACTGATAATAATTAGGCTCAAAATGACGAAGAATGTGGGACTCTTTCGTTGGAATTCGATTAGGTATCGCAATTGATTCGCGTTCGCGGTAATCAGAGCAACGTCCATCATACCTTGCGCCACGGTTTTCTTTGCAGCATAAGTGTTTTGTTTGTATTGTTGTGACCTTTTATCCGTAGTGTCGATAGACAACGCAGACTCCTTCACCACCACTTCTTCGACCACTTCCAATTTGGTCGATAATCCGTTTTCATCCATTGTTTCTATCCTTCgtcgaatttattttccactTCATTAAAACAAGTATCAAACCTCGCGGGAACGCGAGGCCCTTAGATAACCAGTGTTCCTTTTCGCGATGTTTgtctaaaaattgaatattaatcAACGGCGACGTCTGCTATCGATTTTAAACCAAATCTCGATCAAATATTGTATACATTGATGATCGATGTTCGAATCGGAAATCGATCGACGCGTTATCGAAAACGCGGGCTACAGATACACGTGCGGAAAAATAGAGAACTACATACCTAATacacttcttggtttcgagagAGCCGTGAATGAAAATCTCGTTTAAAAGCCAACGATTCCTTATGCGATATTAGTGGTAGCGTTAGCAGCGAAGCCAACAAAACAATAACGATAACATTTATCACGTTCTATATATTAAAAGAGAGTTCCGATGTGGTTAAATGAGACCACAAATGACGTGTGACGGAAGGGAAGTGTTTAAGGACAATAGATGTACATTTACTGTATCGATCAAAACATCGTGAGCGTGTGGTTGCATTATCAGCTTAGCATCGAATGGACGGTTGTTGAACGATACAAACAAATCTGTAGCAATGATGCAGGTAGAAAATCAACCGAGAAGCGGAAGTGTGTCGATGCGAGCTTCGGATAACCAACAATgcgaatttggaatttttgttagCGATAGATAAAGAGAAATTGATCCGCAACGCATTAATTCGTCGATTGCAACTTGGATTGACTAATAATATCTGATAATTGATAAATAGTGACTCACGACGTGCGACGTTCGTTGCACTCTTTTTGACATTGAAATAATAACTTTGCGTGTATTACCatgaatatg includes these proteins:
- the LOC143148670 gene encoding ninjurin-A, with product MDENGLSTKLEVVEEVVVKESALSIDTTDKRSQQYKQNTYAAKKTVAQGMMDVALITANANQLRYLIEFQRKSPTFFVILSLIIISLMLQIAVGVSLIFKGRFDIKGQSKSLNARRINNYVVVGVFLITIINVFIAAFSISVPATET